A section of the Pseudomonas sp. Q1-7 genome encodes:
- a CDS encoding carbohydrate ABC transporter permease, which yields MTSLAGKPVFSFSRLAIHATLFVACVVYLVPLVVMLLTSFKTPDDIRSGNLLSLPDLFTLVGWAKAWASVGGYFWNSVKITVPAVIISTLLGALNGYVLSMWRFRGSQLFFGLLLFGCFLPFQVVLLPASFTLGQLGLANTTGGLVLVHVVYGLAFTTLFFRNFYVSIPNALVSAARLDGAGFFTIFARILLPMSVPTIMVCLIWQFTQIWNDFLFGVVFASGESQPITVALNNLVNTSTGAKEYNVDMAAAMIAGLPTLLVYVFAGKYFLRGLTAGAVKG from the coding sequence ATGACTAGCCTGGCCGGAAAACCCGTCTTCAGCTTCAGCCGCCTGGCCATCCACGCCACGCTGTTCGTCGCCTGCGTCGTCTACCTGGTGCCGCTCGTGGTGATGCTGCTGACCAGCTTCAAGACCCCGGACGACATCCGCAGCGGCAACCTGCTGTCGCTGCCGGACCTGTTCACCCTGGTGGGCTGGGCCAAGGCCTGGGCCAGCGTCGGCGGCTATTTCTGGAACTCGGTGAAGATCACCGTGCCGGCGGTGATCATCTCCACCCTGCTGGGCGCACTGAACGGTTATGTGTTGTCGATGTGGCGCTTCCGAGGCTCGCAGCTGTTCTTCGGCCTGCTGCTGTTCGGCTGCTTCCTGCCCTTCCAGGTGGTGCTGCTGCCGGCGTCCTTCACCCTCGGCCAACTGGGCCTGGCCAACACCACCGGCGGCCTGGTGCTGGTTCACGTGGTCTATGGCCTGGCGTTCACCACGCTGTTCTTCCGCAACTTCTACGTGAGCATCCCCAACGCCCTGGTGAGCGCGGCGCGGCTGGACGGCGCGGGGTTCTTCACCATCTTCGCGCGCATCCTGCTGCCCATGTCGGTGCCGACCATCATGGTCTGCCTGATCTGGCAGTTCACCCAGATCTGGAACGACTTCCTCTTCGGCGTGGTGTTCGCCAGCGGCGAAAGCCAACCCATCACCGTGGCCCTGAACAACCTGGTGAACACCAGCACCGGAGCCAAGGAATACAACGTCGACATGGCCGCCGCGATGATCGCCGGCCTGCCCACCCTGCTGGTCTACGTATTCGCCGGCAAGTACTTCCTGCGCGGTTTGACTGCTGGCGCGGTGAAGGGCTGA
- a CDS encoding carbohydrate ABC transporter permease, whose protein sequence is MSSTTVFAKASPLDALQRWLPRLVLAPSVLIVLVGFYGYILWTFLLSFTNSRFMPSYKWVGLQQYQRLLDNDRWWVASHNLLVYGGLFIVISLVIGVFLAVLLDQRIRREGFIRTIYLYPMALSMIVTGTAWKWLLNPGLGLDKLLRDWGWDGFRLDWLVDPDRVVYCLVIAAVWQSSGFVMALFLAGLRGVDQSIMRAAQVDGASLPTIYLRIVLPSLRPVFFSALMILAHIAIKSFDLVAAMTAGGPGYASDLPAMFMYAHTFTRGQMGLGAASAMLMLGAVLAILVPYLYSELRNKRHD, encoded by the coding sequence ATGAGCTCAACCACAGTCTTCGCCAAGGCTTCACCGCTGGACGCGCTGCAACGCTGGCTGCCCAGGCTGGTGCTGGCGCCCAGCGTGCTGATCGTGCTGGTCGGCTTCTATGGCTACATCCTCTGGACCTTCCTGCTGTCTTTCACCAACTCGCGCTTCATGCCCAGCTACAAATGGGTGGGCCTGCAGCAGTACCAGCGCCTGCTGGACAACGACCGCTGGTGGGTGGCCAGCCACAACCTGCTGGTCTACGGCGGGCTGTTCATCGTCATCAGCCTGGTGATCGGGGTGTTCCTCGCCGTGCTGCTGGATCAGCGCATTCGCCGCGAAGGTTTCATCCGCACGATCTACCTCTACCCCATGGCGCTGTCGATGATCGTCACCGGCACCGCCTGGAAATGGCTGCTCAACCCCGGCCTGGGCCTGGACAAGCTACTGCGCGACTGGGGCTGGGACGGCTTCCGCCTGGACTGGCTGGTGGACCCGGACCGCGTCGTGTACTGCCTGGTGATCGCCGCCGTGTGGCAATCCTCGGGCTTCGTCATGGCGCTGTTCCTCGCCGGCCTGCGCGGGGTGGACCAGTCGATCATGCGGGCCGCCCAGGTGGACGGCGCCAGCCTGCCGACCATCTACCTGCGCATCGTCCTGCCGAGCCTGCGCCCGGTGTTCTTCAGTGCGCTGATGATCCTCGCCCATATCGCCATCAAGAGTTTCGACCTGGTCGCCGCGATGACCGCCGGCGGTCCCGGCTACGCCTCCGACCTGCCGGCGATGTTCATGTACGCCCACACCTTCACCCGCGGCCAGATGGGCCTCGGCGCCGCCAGCGCGATGCTCATGCTCGGCGCGGTGCTGGCGATCCTGGTGCCCTACCTGTACTCGGAACTGAGGAACAAGCGCCATGACTAG
- a CDS encoding ABC transporter substrate-binding protein, whose product MNAISRLAAVVSLASLFPLSALAGEVEVLHWWTSGGEKRAADTLQKLVEAKGHSWKDFAVAGGGGEAAMTVLKTRAVSGNPPSAAQIKGPDIQEWGELGLLAELDEVSTGGNWDSLLPRQVADIMKYDGHYVAVPVNVHRVNWLWLNPDVMQKAGATPPTTLDEFFAAADKLKAAGYIPIAHGGQPWQDGTLFEDLVLATLGPQGYHKAFVEQDKATLTSDQMVEAFAALKKLRGYIDADAAGRDWNSATGLVINGKAGMQIMGDWAKSEWSAAGKVAGKDYQCLPFPGTQGSFAYNIDSLAMFRLKDEANVQAQDDLARTVLEPQFQQFFNQNKGSIPVRLDQDMSSFDACAQRSMQDFKDAAAGDGLQPSLAHGMAASSYVQGAVFDVVTNFFNDPAADPKKAAQQLAAAIEAVQ is encoded by the coding sequence ATGAATGCCATTTCCCGCCTGGCCGCTGTCGTTTCCCTCGCCTCCCTGTTCCCGCTCTCCGCCCTCGCCGGTGAAGTGGAAGTCCTGCACTGGTGGACCTCCGGCGGCGAGAAGCGCGCCGCCGACACGCTGCAGAAGCTCGTCGAAGCGAAAGGCCACAGCTGGAAGGATTTCGCCGTGGCCGGCGGTGGCGGCGAGGCGGCCATGACCGTGCTGAAGACCCGCGCCGTGTCCGGCAACCCGCCGTCCGCCGCGCAGATCAAGGGGCCGGACATCCAGGAGTGGGGCGAACTGGGCCTGCTTGCCGAGCTGGATGAGGTATCCACGGGGGGCAACTGGGATTCCCTGTTGCCCCGGCAGGTGGCCGACATCATGAAGTACGACGGCCACTACGTCGCCGTGCCGGTCAACGTGCACCGGGTCAACTGGCTGTGGCTGAATCCCGACGTCATGCAGAAGGCCGGCGCCACGCCGCCCACCACGCTCGATGAATTCTTCGCCGCCGCCGACAAGCTCAAGGCCGCCGGCTACATCCCCATCGCCCACGGCGGCCAGCCCTGGCAGGACGGCACCCTGTTCGAGGACCTGGTGCTGGCCACCCTCGGCCCGCAGGGCTATCACAAGGCCTTCGTCGAACAGGACAAGGCGACCCTGACCAGTGACCAGATGGTGGAAGCCTTCGCCGCCCTGAAAAAACTGCGCGGCTACATCGATGCCGACGCCGCCGGCCGCGACTGGAACAGCGCCACCGGGCTGGTCATCAACGGCAAGGCGGGCATGCAGATCATGGGCGACTGGGCCAAGAGCGAGTGGAGCGCCGCCGGCAAAGTGGCGGGCAAGGACTACCAGTGCCTGCCGTTCCCCGGCACCCAGGGCAGCTTCGCCTACAACATCGATTCCCTGGCCATGTTCCGGCTCAAGGACGAGGCCAACGTCCAGGCCCAGGACGACCTGGCGCGCACCGTGCTGGAGCCGCAGTTCCAGCAGTTCTTCAACCAGAACAAGGGTTCCATCCCGGTCCGCCTGGACCAGGACATGTCCAGCTTCGACGCCTGCGCCCAGCGGTCCATGCAGGACTTCAAGGACGCGGCGGCCGGCGATGGCCTGCAACCCAGCCTGGCCCACGGCATGGCCGCTTCCAGCTATGTGCAGGGCGCGGTGTTCGATGTGGTGACCAACTTCTTCAACGACCCCGCCGCCGACCCCAAGAAGGCCGCGCAGCAACTCGCCGCCGCGATAGAAGCGGTGCAGTGA
- a CDS encoding ATP-binding protein, translated as MPSRLRLIPRSLLGRMLLLTLLVVLLAQALSSVIWVSQLRASQMEGLLTSARSLAQSMVASVSYIRSLPIGYRPMVLDQLRSMGGTRFFVSLNDKPLDMRVLPETPRKRAVLDEVEAVLRERLGKQVDLSLNFVSPDDLRIFNSGLRLDELPRSWAHYALTLEPVNPPILVTQIQIGPSEWLYLASLLPEPYASLEDQGLPTQQLWFIILTSCFLLLFIGLLVHWQSRPLKRLARAAREMSLGAEVEPLPEAGGSEVTEVSRAFNSMRERISRYLSERSQLFSAISHDLRTPITRLRLRVELLEDEAIQAKFSRDLDDLELLVKGALQCVKDTDIHENIEQVDLNHLLHGLVEPYLGNGRVTLEGEASTGYPGKPLALRRCIGNLLDNALKYGERAHLLIEDSEDAFILHVDDEGPGVPEQKLEQVFEPHFRLAGHQQGYGLGLGIARNLAHSHGGELSLKNLRDGGLRVTLWLPRQAG; from the coding sequence ATGCCTAGCCGCCTGCGCCTGATCCCGCGCTCGCTGCTCGGGCGCATGCTCCTGCTCACCTTGCTGGTGGTACTGTTGGCCCAGGCCTTGTCCAGCGTCATCTGGGTCTCGCAGTTGCGTGCCAGCCAGATGGAAGGCTTGCTCACCAGCGCCCGCAGCCTGGCGCAGTCCATGGTCGCCAGCGTCAGCTACATCCGCTCCCTGCCGATCGGCTACCGCCCCATGGTGCTGGACCAGCTGCGCAGCATGGGCGGCACGCGTTTCTTCGTGTCGCTCAACGACAAGCCGCTGGACATGCGCGTGCTGCCCGAGACCCCACGCAAGCGCGCGGTGCTGGATGAAGTGGAGGCGGTGCTGCGCGAGCGCCTGGGCAAGCAGGTGGACCTGTCACTGAACTTCGTCAGCCCGGACGACCTGCGCATCTTCAACAGCGGCCTCAGGCTCGACGAACTGCCGCGCTCCTGGGCGCACTACGCGCTGACCCTGGAGCCGGTGAACCCGCCGATCCTGGTGACCCAGATCCAGATCGGCCCCAGCGAGTGGCTGTACCTCGCCTCGCTGCTGCCCGAACCCTACGCCAGCCTGGAAGACCAGGGCCTGCCGACCCAGCAGCTGTGGTTCATCATCCTCACCAGTTGCTTCCTGCTGCTGTTCATCGGCCTGCTGGTGCACTGGCAGAGCCGGCCGTTGAAGCGCCTGGCGCGCGCCGCGCGGGAAATGTCCCTGGGCGCCGAAGTGGAGCCGCTGCCCGAAGCCGGCGGCAGCGAAGTGACGGAGGTGAGCCGCGCCTTCAACAGCATGCGCGAACGCATCAGCCGTTACCTCAGCGAGCGCAGCCAGTTGTTCAGCGCCATCTCCCACGACCTGCGCACGCCCATCACCCGCCTGCGCCTGCGGGTGGAGCTGCTGGAAGACGAAGCCATACAGGCCAAGTTCAGCCGCGACCTGGACGACCTGGAGCTGCTGGTGAAAGGTGCATTGCAGTGCGTGAAGGACACCGACATCCACGAGAACATCGAGCAGGTGGACCTCAACCACCTGCTGCACGGCCTGGTGGAGCCCTACCTCGGCAATGGTCGGGTGACTCTGGAAGGAGAGGCGTCGACTGGCTACCCCGGCAAGCCCCTGGCCCTGCGTCGCTGCATCGGCAACCTGCTGGATAACGCCCTGAAATACGGCGAGCGCGCCCACCTGCTGATCGAGGACAGCGAGGACGCCTTCATCCTGCACGTGGACGACGAAGGTCCCGGCGTGCCGGAGCAGAAGCTGGAGCAGGTGTTCGAACCCCATTTCCGCCTGGCCGGCCATCAGCAGGGCTATGGCCTGGGCCTGGGCATCGCGCGCAACCTGGCGCACAGCCACGGCGGCGAGTTGAGCCTGAAGAACCTGCGCGACGGCGGCTTGCGGGTGACGCTGTGGTTGCCACGGCAGGCGGGGTGA
- a CDS encoding response regulator, which yields MSQSGKSILLVDDDQEIRELLETYLSRAGFQVRSVADGEGFRRAMADEAADLVILDVMLPDEDGFGLCRWVRAHQRLAQVPIIMLTASSDEADRVIGLELGADDYLGKPFSPRELLARIKALLRRVGFGQERALVEVLAFDDWRLDTVSHRLFHLDGEEVMLSGADFALLKLFLDHPQQILDRDTIANATRGREVMPLERIVDMAVSRLRQRLRDTDKPPRLIRTVRGAGYLLAAQVTPHHHA from the coding sequence GTGAGCCAATCCGGAAAATCCATTCTCCTGGTGGATGACGACCAGGAAATTCGCGAACTGCTCGAAACCTACCTCAGTCGCGCCGGTTTCCAGGTGCGCAGCGTCGCCGATGGCGAGGGCTTCCGCCGCGCCATGGCCGACGAGGCGGCGGACCTGGTGATACTCGACGTGATGCTGCCCGATGAAGACGGCTTCGGCCTCTGCCGCTGGGTGCGCGCCCACCAGCGCCTGGCCCAGGTGCCGATCATCATGCTCACCGCCAGCTCCGACGAAGCCGACCGGGTGATCGGCCTGGAACTGGGCGCCGACGACTACCTCGGCAAGCCCTTCAGCCCCCGCGAGCTGCTGGCGCGGATCAAGGCCCTGCTGCGCCGCGTCGGCTTCGGCCAGGAGCGCGCACTGGTGGAAGTGCTGGCCTTCGACGACTGGCGCCTGGACACGGTCAGCCACCGCCTGTTCCACCTCGATGGCGAGGAAGTGATGCTTTCCGGGGCCGACTTCGCTCTGCTGAAACTCTTCCTCGACCATCCGCAGCAGATCCTCGACCGCGACACCATCGCCAACGCCACGCGGGGTCGCGAAGTGATGCCCCTGGAGCGCATCGTCGACATGGCCGTGAGCCGGCTGCGCCAGCGCCTGCGGGATACCGACAAGCCGCCCCGGCTGATCCGCACGGTGCGCGGCGCCGGCTACCTGCTGGCGGCCCAGGTCACGCCGCATCACCATGCCTAG
- a CDS encoding glucokinase has product MKLALVGDIGGTNARFALWRDEKLESVRVLATADFAGPEQAISHYLAGLGLAAGGLGAVCLAVAGPVGGEHFRFTNNHWRLGRSAFCRALGVEQLLLVNDFSAMALGVTRLREHEKLPVCPGVADPLSPAVVIGPGTGLGVGTLLPLGEGRWKALPGEGGHVDLPVGNLREAALWQQLHGQLGHVSAENVLSGNGLLQLYRALCAVDDRPPRLASPAEVSAAALAGDPLAVEVLELFCGWLGRVAGNNVLTLGGRGGVYIVGGVVPRFATFFQNSGFARAFASKGCMSDYFAGIPVWLVTAEYPGLEGAGVALQQTLFLRGL; this is encoded by the coding sequence GTGAAGCTGGCGCTGGTCGGCGATATCGGCGGTACCAATGCGCGCTTCGCCCTCTGGCGCGACGAGAAGCTGGAGTCGGTACGGGTGCTGGCGACCGCCGACTTCGCCGGGCCGGAACAGGCCATCAGCCATTACCTCGCCGGCCTCGGCCTGGCCGCGGGCGGCTTGGGCGCCGTGTGCCTGGCGGTGGCGGGACCAGTGGGCGGCGAGCACTTCCGTTTCACCAACAATCACTGGCGCCTCGGGCGCTCGGCCTTTTGTCGCGCCCTCGGGGTCGAGCAGCTGCTGCTGGTCAACGATTTCAGCGCCATGGCCCTGGGCGTGACCCGCCTGCGCGAGCACGAGAAACTGCCGGTCTGCCCCGGCGTCGCCGATCCTCTGAGTCCGGCGGTGGTGATCGGGCCGGGCACCGGCCTGGGCGTCGGCACCCTGTTGCCGCTGGGAGAGGGCCGCTGGAAGGCCTTGCCGGGGGAGGGCGGACATGTCGATCTGCCGGTGGGCAACCTGCGCGAGGCGGCGCTGTGGCAACAACTGCACGGCCAGCTCGGCCACGTCAGCGCGGAAAACGTGCTCAGCGGCAATGGTCTGCTGCAGCTTTACCGCGCGCTCTGCGCGGTGGACGACCGCCCGCCGCGCCTGGCCTCGCCGGCCGAGGTGAGCGCGGCGGCCCTGGCCGGCGATCCCCTGGCCGTGGAGGTGCTGGAGCTGTTCTGCGGCTGGCTCGGCCGGGTCGCCGGCAACAATGTGCTGACCTTGGGTGGTCGGGGCGGCGTGTACATCGTGGGTGGCGTGGTGCCGCGCTTCGCAACCTTCTTCCAGAACAGCGGCTTCGCCAGGGCATTCGCCAGCAAGGGCTGCATGAGCGACTACTTCGCCGGCATCCCGGTGTGGCTGGTGACCGCCGAGTACCCCGGCCTGGAAGGGGCGGGCGTGGCCTTGCAGCAGACGCTGTTCCTACGTGGGCTATAG
- the edd gene encoding phosphogluconate dehydratase: MHPRVLEVTERLVERSRATRERYLAMIHKAASDGPQRGKLQCANFAHGVAGCGGGDKQRLRLMESANVAIVTAYNDMLSAHQPYEDYPEKIRQALREIGSVGQVAGGVPAMCDGVTQGEPGMELGIASREVIAMSTAVALSHNMFDAALFLGICDKIVPGLMMGALRFGHLPSLFVPAGPMPSGLSNKEKAEVRQRFAEGKASRDELLESEMKAYHSPGTCTFYGTANTNQMLMEIMGLHLPGASFVNPNTPLREALTVEAARQVTRLTKQSGRFLPIGEIVDERVLINAIVALHATGGSTNHTLHMPAIAQAAGIQLTWQDMADLSEVVPTLAHVYPNGKADINHFHAAGGVAFLVRELLDAGLLHEEVNTVMGPGLRQYTREPFLEDGRVVWREGPPASLDDSILRPTERPFSPEGGLRVMQGNLGRGVMKVSAVAPEHQVVEAPARVFHDQQALADAFKAGELDRDLVAVMRFQGPRSNGMPELHKLTPFLGVLQDRGFKVALVTDGRMSGASGKIPAAIHLCPEAFDGGPLARVRDGDVIRVDGATGTLEVRVDAVEFAAREPARWDLEPNVGTGRELFAFMRAAFSSAEQGASAFTRNLESLK; encoded by the coding sequence ATGCATCCGCGCGTACTTGAGGTAACCGAACGCCTGGTGGAACGCAGCCGCGCAACGCGCGAGCGCTACCTGGCGATGATCCACAAGGCAGCCAGCGACGGTCCCCAGCGCGGCAAGCTGCAATGTGCCAATTTCGCCCACGGGGTGGCCGGTTGCGGCGGCGGCGACAAGCAGCGCCTGCGCCTGATGGAGTCGGCCAACGTGGCCATCGTCACCGCCTACAACGACATGCTCTCGGCCCACCAGCCCTACGAGGACTACCCGGAGAAAATCCGCCAGGCCTTGCGTGAGATCGGCTCGGTAGGGCAGGTGGCCGGTGGCGTGCCGGCCATGTGCGACGGCGTCACCCAGGGCGAGCCGGGTATGGAACTGGGCATCGCCAGCCGCGAAGTGATTGCCATGTCCACCGCCGTGGCGTTGTCCCACAACATGTTCGATGCGGCGCTGTTCCTCGGCATCTGCGACAAGATCGTCCCCGGCCTGATGATGGGGGCGCTGCGCTTCGGCCACCTGCCGTCCCTCTTCGTGCCCGCCGGGCCCATGCCGTCGGGCCTGTCCAACAAGGAAAAGGCCGAGGTGCGCCAGCGCTTCGCCGAGGGCAAGGCCAGCCGCGACGAGTTGCTGGAGTCGGAGATGAAGGCCTATCACAGCCCCGGCACCTGCACCTTCTACGGCACCGCCAATACCAACCAGATGCTCATGGAAATCATGGGCCTGCACCTGCCCGGCGCTTCCTTCGTCAATCCGAACACCCCGCTGCGCGAGGCGCTGACCGTGGAGGCGGCGCGCCAGGTGACGCGCCTGACGAAGCAGTCCGGGCGGTTCTTGCCCATTGGCGAGATCGTCGACGAGCGCGTGCTGATCAACGCCATCGTCGCCCTGCACGCCACCGGCGGCTCCACCAACCACACCCTGCACATGCCGGCCATCGCCCAGGCCGCGGGCATCCAGCTCACCTGGCAGGACATGGCGGACCTGTCCGAAGTGGTGCCGACCCTGGCCCACGTCTATCCCAACGGCAAGGCCGACATCAATCACTTCCACGCGGCCGGCGGCGTGGCCTTCCTGGTGCGCGAACTGCTCGACGCCGGTCTGCTCCATGAAGAGGTCAACACCGTGATGGGCCCCGGCCTGCGCCAGTACACCCGGGAGCCCTTCCTGGAAGACGGCCGGGTGGTCTGGCGCGAAGGCCCGCCCGCCAGCCTCGACGACAGCATCCTGCGCCCCACGGAGCGCCCCTTCTCGCCGGAGGGCGGTCTGCGGGTGATGCAGGGCAACCTCGGCCGGGGCGTGATGAAGGTTTCCGCCGTGGCGCCCGAACACCAGGTGGTGGAAGCGCCGGCGCGGGTCTTCCATGACCAGCAGGCCCTGGCCGACGCCTTCAAGGCGGGCGAACTGGACCGCGACCTGGTGGCGGTGATGCGCTTCCAGGGCCCGCGCAGCAACGGCATGCCCGAGTTGCACAAGCTGACCCCCTTCCTCGGGGTGCTGCAGGACCGTGGCTTCAAGGTCGCGCTGGTCACCGACGGGCGCATGTCCGGCGCCTCGGGGAAGATTCCCGCAGCCATCCACCTCTGCCCGGAAGCCTTCGACGGCGGCCCGCTGGCGCGGGTGCGCGACGGTGATGTGATCCGTGTCGACGGCGCGACCGGCACCCTGGAGGTGCGGGTGGATGCCGTCGAGTTCGCCGCCCGCGAACCGGCCCGCTGGGACCTGGAGCCCAACGTCGGCACCGGCCGCGAACTCTTCGCCTTCATGCGTGCGGCCTTCAGCAGCGCCGAGCAGGGCGCCAGCGCCTTCACCCGTAACCTGGAGAGTCTGAAGTGA
- a CDS encoding organic hydroperoxide resistance protein, protein MSIENVLYRAYAEATGGRDGRAISSDGVLDVSLTTPRELGGAGGEGTNPEQLFAAGYSACFLGALKFVAARDKHKLPAETSIEGIVGIGAIPSGFGIEVELRIDIPGLDREEARAIVDKAHIVCPYSNATRGNIDVTLTLV, encoded by the coding sequence ATGAGCATCGAAAATGTTCTCTACCGCGCCTATGCAGAAGCCACCGGCGGCCGTGACGGCCGTGCCATCTCCTCCGATGGCGTACTCGATGTCAGCCTGACCACCCCGCGCGAGCTGGGCGGCGCCGGCGGCGAGGGCACCAACCCCGAGCAACTGTTCGCGGCCGGCTACTCGGCCTGCTTCCTCGGCGCACTGAAGTTCGTCGCCGCCCGCGACAAGCACAAGCTGCCGGCGGAGACCTCCATCGAAGGCATCGTGGGCATCGGCGCCATTCCCAGCGGCTTCGGCATCGAAGTGGAACTGCGCATCGACATCCCCGGCCTGGACCGCGAGGAAGCCCGCGCCATCGTCGACAAGGCGCACATTGTGTGCCCCTACTCCAACGCCACGCGCGGCAATATCGACGTGACCCTGACCCTGGTCTGA
- a CDS encoding heavy metal-binding domain-containing protein — protein MILSTTPTLEGRTIREYKGIVVGEAILGANVFRDLFAGIRDIIGGRSGAYEKELAKAREIAFEELAERAEKLGANAVVGIDIDYEVVGQNGSMLMVSISGTAVVI, from the coding sequence ATGATCCTCTCCACCACCCCCACCCTCGAAGGTCGGACCATTCGTGAATACAAGGGCATCGTGGTTGGCGAAGCCATCCTCGGCGCCAACGTGTTCCGCGACCTGTTCGCCGGGATTCGCGACATCATCGGCGGCCGCTCCGGTGCCTACGAGAAAGAGCTGGCCAAGGCCAGGGAAATCGCCTTCGAGGAACTGGCCGAGCGCGCCGAAAAACTCGGCGCCAACGCGGTGGTCGGCATCGATATCGACTATGAGGTGGTCGGCCAGAACGGCAGCATGCTGATGGTGAGCATCAGCGGTACTGCCGTGGTGATCTGA
- the ppk2 gene encoding polyphosphate kinase 2, translating into MAKGKKKAAASEAGAKEKLGRKDYEGELKRLHVELVKLQQWVVDQGLKVCIVFEGRDGAGKGGTIKAITERVSPRVFRVVALPAPTDREKTQMYGQRYLTHMPAAGEVVIFDRSWYNRAGVERVMGFCTEEQTRKFLAVTPLFEKMMVESGIILIKYWLEVSADEQTRRLRDRIDDGRKIWKLSPMDLKSYSRWDDYTRARDEMFAATDSSWAPWYMAHSEDKRRVRLNIISHLLKQIPYKDLTRDQKVELPKRGKLGKYKAAPYPFRMVEALF; encoded by the coding sequence ATGGCTAAAGGTAAGAAGAAGGCGGCCGCCAGCGAGGCCGGGGCGAAGGAGAAACTCGGTCGCAAGGACTACGAAGGCGAACTCAAGCGTCTGCACGTGGAACTGGTGAAGCTCCAGCAGTGGGTGGTGGACCAGGGGCTCAAGGTGTGCATCGTCTTCGAGGGCCGTGACGGTGCCGGCAAGGGCGGCACCATCAAGGCCATTACCGAGCGGGTCAGTCCGAGGGTGTTCCGTGTGGTGGCCCTGCCGGCCCCCACTGATCGGGAGAAGACCCAGATGTACGGCCAGCGTTACCTGACGCATATGCCGGCGGCCGGCGAGGTGGTGATCTTCGACCGCAGTTGGTACAACCGCGCCGGCGTCGAGCGGGTGATGGGCTTCTGCACCGAAGAGCAGACGCGCAAGTTCCTCGCGGTGACGCCGCTGTTCGAGAAGATGATGGTCGAGTCCGGGATCATCCTCATCAAGTACTGGCTGGAGGTGAGCGCCGACGAGCAGACCCGCCGCCTCAGGGACCGCATCGACGACGGCCGCAAGATCTGGAAGCTGTCGCCCATGGACCTGAAGTCCTATTCCCGCTGGGACGACTACACCCGCGCCCGCGACGAGATGTTCGCCGCCACCGATTCCTCCTGGGCGCCCTGGTACATGGCGCACTCGGAGGACAAGCGGCGTGTGCGGCTGAACATCATCAGCCACCTGCTCAAGCAGATTCCCTACAAGGACCTGACCCGCGACCAGAAAGTCGAGCTGCCCAAGCGCGGCAAGCTCGGCAAGTACAAGGCCGCGCCCTATCCGTTCCGCATGGTCGAAGCGCTCTTCTGA
- a CDS encoding flavin reductase family protein: MIDTNAYKQVMGSFPSGVTVITTLDDDGQIVGLTASAFSSLSMDPALVLFCPNYSSDSYPVLIKSKRFAIHLLSANQRDEAYAFAKKGKDKAQGIDWTLSELGNPILANATAIIECELWREYEGGDHAILVGAVKNLIVPEQEVVPMIYCRGKMGALEAFA, translated from the coding sequence ATGATCGACACCAATGCCTACAAACAAGTCATGGGCTCCTTTCCCTCCGGCGTCACCGTCATCACCACCCTGGACGACGACGGCCAGATCGTCGGGCTGACCGCCAGCGCCTTCAGTTCGCTGTCCATGGACCCGGCCTTGGTGCTCTTCTGCCCTAACTACAGCTCTGATTCCTATCCGGTGCTGATCAAGAGCAAGCGCTTCGCTATCCACCTGCTCTCTGCCAACCAGCGTGATGAAGCCTATGCGTTCGCCAAAAAGGGGAAGGACAAAGCCCAGGGCATCGACTGGACCCTGAGCGAACTGGGCAATCCGATCCTGGCCAACGCCACCGCCATCATCGAGTGTGAGCTGTGGCGCGAGTACGAAGGCGGTGATCACGCCATTCTGGTAGGGGCCGTGAAGAATCTGATCGTGCCCGAGCAGGAAGTGGTTCCGATGATCTACTGCCGCGGCAAGATGGGGGCCCTGGAGGCCTTCGCCTGA